A window from Enterocloster bolteae encodes these proteins:
- a CDS encoding tyrosine-type recombinase/integrase translates to MKELKISVIYGGICPPQADPSMYNPDNYQANLQYFHDFLQRRGSSANTIDSYLTSVRHFHSLYRDVTVENLQSYKAWLMERYKPSTVNTRIYGINQYVAALQSGGDISDTGPYTPAASIDFLEPYKLPSVRHQQKPFLNNVISKRDYERLKRGLKRDNNMFWYFVVRFLGATGARVSELIQIKAEHMQIGCMDLYSKGGKVRRIYFPEKLCGEMLSWLDSRQIQTGFIFTNRRGNPITPRGISSQLKVLAKKYRICPDTVYPHSFRHRFAKNFLTKFNDISLLADLMGHESIETTRIYLTRSSDEQRELIDRIVTW, encoded by the coding sequence ATGAAGGAACTTAAGATTAGCGTTATTTATGGCGGCATCTGTCCTCCCCAGGCAGACCCCTCTATGTATAATCCTGACAATTATCAGGCAAACTTACAGTATTTCCATGATTTCCTGCAACGGCGGGGCTCCTCTGCAAATACCATCGACTCCTATCTCACCTCTGTCCGGCATTTTCACAGTCTGTACCGTGATGTTACCGTGGAGAATCTCCAGTCTTACAAAGCATGGCTTATGGAACGCTACAAACCCAGCACAGTGAACACGCGAATATATGGAATCAACCAGTATGTGGCGGCCCTCCAGTCCGGCGGGGACATAAGTGACACCGGACCATATACCCCTGCTGCCTCCATTGATTTTCTGGAACCTTATAAACTTCCCTCTGTCCGGCATCAGCAAAAGCCCTTTCTTAACAATGTTATATCCAAAAGGGATTATGAGCGTCTGAAACGTGGCCTGAAACGGGATAATAATATGTTCTGGTATTTTGTGGTCCGCTTTCTGGGTGCCACGGGTGCCAGGGTCAGCGAGCTGATCCAGATTAAGGCGGAGCATATGCAGATTGGCTGCATGGATTTGTATTCCAAGGGCGGAAAGGTGCGCCGCATCTATTTTCCCGAAAAACTCTGCGGGGAAATGCTGTCCTGGCTGGACAGCCGTCAGATACAGACCGGTTTTATATTCACCAACCGACGGGGCAATCCCATTACTCCCAGGGGCATAAGCAGCCAGCTGAAGGTGCTGGCAAAAAAGTACCGGATATGCCCGGATACCGTCTACCCCCACTCATTCCGGCACCGTTTTGCCAAAAACTTTCTGACTAAATTCAATGATATTTCGCTTCTGGCCGACCTTATGGGCCATGAGAGCATTGAGACCACACGAATCTATCTGACCCGTTCCTCCGACGAGCAGAGAGAGCTTATTGACAGAATTGTCACTTGGTAG
- a CDS encoding tyrosine-type recombinase/integrase yields MTATPRLMSNHALDQFQKYLMTHNKSPNTICVYRYAVEQFYHLYPQLTPRNLQLYKVYLLEHYRPQTVNLRIRALNCYMEYRQASITPVSMIKIQQKTYLDKIISQADYEYLKRCLAESEEYTYYFIVRLITATGVRISELITFQIEDVHTGHKDIYSKGNKMRRVYIPRGLVRELQEWLAATHRSTGPLFLNRFHSPISPSGIRAQFKVFAARYGLDPEVVYPHSFRHRFAKNFIEKCGDISLLSDLLGHESIETTRIYLRRSSSEQYRIVNKVVDW; encoded by the coding sequence ATGACAGCCACACCAAGATTAATGTCCAATCATGCATTGGACCAGTTTCAGAAATATCTCATGACCCATAACAAATCTCCAAATACCATCTGCGTGTACCGCTATGCGGTAGAACAGTTCTATCATCTGTATCCTCAGCTGACCCCCCGCAACCTTCAGCTTTATAAGGTATATCTTTTGGAACATTACAGGCCCCAGACCGTGAATCTGCGCATACGGGCGCTGAACTGCTACATGGAATACAGGCAGGCCTCCATCACCCCTGTTTCCATGATAAAGATACAGCAGAAAACATATCTGGATAAGATTATCAGCCAGGCTGATTATGAATATCTGAAGCGGTGCCTGGCGGAGAGCGAAGAATATACCTACTATTTTATTGTGCGCCTCATAACCGCCACAGGAGTGCGTATCAGTGAGCTGATTACCTTTCAGATTGAGGACGTGCACACCGGACACAAGGATATCTATTCCAAAGGCAATAAGATGCGGCGTGTCTATATCCCCCGCGGACTGGTCCGCGAGCTGCAGGAATGGCTGGCTGCCACACACCGGAGCACCGGCCCCCTGTTCCTCAACCGCTTTCACTCCCCCATCTCCCCGTCAGGCATACGGGCCCAGTTCAAGGTATTTGCAGCCCGGTACGGTCTGGACCCCGAGGTGGTGTATCCCCATAGCTTCCGGCATCGTTTTGCCAAGAATTTTATTGAAAAATGCGGGGATATATCCCTTTTATCCGACCTGCTGGGACATGAGAGCATTGAAACCACCCGTATTTACCTCCGGCGCAGCAGCAGTGAACAATACCGTATAGTCAACAAAGTAGTGGACTGGTAG
- a CDS encoding putative ABC transporter permease: MYEYTWYQWLTFFFIYCFFGWIFESTYVSAKTGHFVNRGFLRLPLLPLYGTGAVMMLWVSLPVKDNLFLVYLAGVIAATILEYVTGWGMEKLFKMKYWDYSNQRFNVKGYICLSSSIAWGFLTIFLTEVVHRPIEHYVLGLPVMVNIIFVLITSLLFAADTAESVKTALDLAKVLDAMTDMRAELDDIQVQMALLKAETSERVAEAREEAAARLSRMKSGAAVHAAALKDDTAERLNELVENTMEKMSGFVEGTAEKMGGLVENTAEKVARTAERLSELTEDAAARVSGTLAQRAEGSRQAIQRDELNKSAVQDRKDKLAALSQRLVSITEKRHMLSTHMDFYQRGILKGNPTASSSRFAEALKELREIADRKNPDEHDAN, encoded by the coding sequence ATGTACGAATATACGTGGTATCAATGGCTTACATTCTTTTTTATATACTGCTTTTTCGGGTGGATTTTTGAATCCACCTATGTTTCTGCGAAAACAGGTCACTTTGTGAACCGCGGTTTTCTGCGCCTTCCCCTGCTTCCCCTGTATGGAACAGGCGCCGTGATGATGCTGTGGGTATCCCTCCCGGTCAAGGACAACCTGTTTCTGGTGTACCTGGCAGGCGTTATTGCCGCCACCATTCTGGAATACGTCACCGGCTGGGGCATGGAAAAGCTGTTTAAAATGAAATACTGGGATTACAGCAACCAGAGATTCAACGTGAAGGGGTATATCTGCCTCAGCTCCTCCATTGCCTGGGGTTTTCTGACCATTTTCCTCACAGAGGTGGTGCACCGCCCCATTGAGCACTATGTCCTGGGGCTACCTGTTATGGTGAACATTATCTTTGTGCTGATTACCTCCCTGCTGTTTGCAGCGGATACGGCTGAGTCCGTAAAAACCGCCCTGGATTTGGCCAAGGTGCTGGATGCCATGACCGACATGCGGGCCGAGCTGGACGATATACAGGTACAGATGGCCCTGTTAAAGGCAGAGACCAGCGAGCGCGTTGCAGAGGCCAGAGAGGAAGCGGCTGCCAGGCTCAGCCGGATGAAGTCAGGAGCTGCCGTCCATGCGGCTGCATTGAAGGATGACACGGCTGAACGCCTGAATGAACTGGTGGAGAACACCATGGAGAAAATGAGCGGATTCGTGGAGGGTACCGCTGAAAAGATGGGCGGGCTGGTGGAAAACACAGCCGAAAAGGTGGCCCGGACAGCGGAACGGCTGTCAGAGCTTACAGAGGACGCGGCTGCCAGGGTATCCGGTACGCTGGCACAGCGGGCAGAGGGCTCCCGGCAGGCAATACAGCGTGACGAGCTTAACAAAAGTGCTGTCCAGGATCGAAAGGATAAACTGGCCGCCCTGTCCCAGCGCCTTGTATCCATTACCGAAAAACGCCATATGCTTTCCACCCATATGGACTTCTACCAGAGAGGCATACTAAAGGGCAATCCCACTGCCTCCTCTTCCCGGTTCGCTGAAGCGTTGAAGGAACTGCGCGAAATTGCGGACAGGAAGAATCCGGATGAACATGATGCAAACTAA